The nucleotide sequence CACACATCGCAATCGGATCACCCATGGAAAACATTGGCATTGCAGATGAATGATTGTGTAGAGTCTTACAATGTCACTACGATTACAAGTGTGTCAAACTACGGGgagaatggctatggagatgaagATCATCAACGACAATGGCGACAACTAGGGTTCTAGGAATGGTGGTGATCCTGGCGACTCTGATGGTTTTATTGCTCTTCGACTCTTCTCTGTTGCGAATGGGGCCTCGGGCCTTTTATGAAGTGCGTGAGGGACAACGTCATGGAGTTGTTGGCAGGTGGTACGAGCACTCACGCTCGTATCAGACGTTGTCTTCAGCTCTAGTTAGCCTGTGGCGCGTCCAGTTGATGTGGCTTGATCTCCATATATACTTCATATTTCCTTTTATAGCTTCATTTTCTGCCCTTATATTGTCTATTTCTCGTGGAAAGACATTAAACAACGAGATTCACAATCTTTTGTATTTATTAGTCATTAGTAATAAGATCGGGGTGATTTCCTTGGAATATCCAGTTTAAAAAATTATAGAATTAGTGCAAAAGTATACTCATCATCATCACATTGATGATACTAGGAaacaattaaaaagaaaaagaagaaggacaaTAGCATTATACTGTTTTTCATCCTATCTTGAAAACATATAATGCACAAAGGTTGTTTTTAGGTGTTGTACAAATTTCAAAAGTTCAATGCACAAAGGAGCGGGTTGGTTTGTTCTTCATAGATCAATTGTCTAGATGTTTTGAGAATTCAAAACGTGTACTATCTCTGTTGTAGAAGAGGGTCGTTTAATTCCGTGTAAGTATTGCATGCCCAAAGTACATTCGCAGCTCACGGTAAACCACGTAGACGCTATCCTTCGACGCTTTGGCCGGACTCTTCCCtagttttatttttaattttttagcCGACAATGCAAGTGTTACGTATTCGGGAGTAATATAAAGCTAGCCACAAAGACTTTTTGGTAAGGGCGActgataggcgccggcgcaccggctgaAAATTTCGGCCGGTCCCAGGTGGACCACACGATCTAGCTTTTCTAGACCATACGATTCCTTCGTCAACCTTACAAAAAACGCTGCAGCAAAAAAAGCAGGAAAAAATAAAAGGGGAAAGAGACCAGCGCCCGCTCGTCCTTGGCCGCCGACGACCCATGCTCGTCGACCTCGCCCGTTTGCCTCGCCGCAGATGCTCACCGCCGATGCTCGCTGCCGTCGCTCGCAACAAATAAGCCGTTGACCGAAGCAGCTTTTTCTCTTGCCTCGTGTTGCATCCATGGTAGCTCCGCGGCGCCGACCGCAACACCGTCCCTCGCCGGTGTTGCCCACCGCAGGTTGCAGCATCAACCTGCTGGTTTGAGCTGGAACGGCGGAGCTGGAACGGGCTACGTGTTCTCCTCCGCAGATGCGCGTCTTCCCGCTCCGCTACACGGCCGCCTGCTGGTTGAAGCATCGCGGCATTGCGGTTGTAACTCCGCGGCATCGCGGTTGTAGCACACCGTGCACCGGCCGGTCGGCTAACAGCAGGGCGGCTCGTCGGGGCTTCAAGCGGCGTGCGGCTGCTCGGAAGAGAGAGATTGGGGAAGCAGAGATTAGTCACTGTGCGAGAGACGTGGGGGAGATAAGGAAACGTATGGCTGGGAGCCTGGGAAGCTTCACGAGAGAAAGAACGAGATAAGGGAGCGTGGGCTGATTATGTGGTGGCTAGCGAGCGATGTGGGACCTCGTGTGATGTTCGATCAGACGGCCCAGAAGCGAGCAGTGTTTTGTTGATCGATGGCCAGCGAGCGACCGGCGCGAGCGTTAGCCGGCGGACCGGCCAGAAACGTTTCCCTTTCGGTAATAAAAAAAAGGGAGACCACATAGATGGTGTACGTACACAACTTTGTGTACCATCCTTGTCCGACGCCGCAAATCAAACCGTTGAGCGGCTGGTATCCATACGACCATTGCACGACGATTCAAATTCAACTGCGTCACTGGATCTTGCATCGTACCCAAATCGGATGCTGACTGTCGGACACACCACTCCCTCTCGGAACCAAACGTGTACTGGCCAATGGATCTTGCATCGTCCCTACTAGATCGGAAATGGAAGTTTCGTACGCGCAGCGGTTCCGGCACTCGAGCGAGTGAACGCCAGAGAGGCCTCCTTCCCGAGCGCGACAGCCAGGGGTTCCTAGCCGCCGCCGGCCTGCCGCCACGACTGCCAGCCCGCCGCCGCGGCGCGCCCAGCCGGCCGAAgcctccgctgccccgccgccggcacaggagcccaccagcgcctcccTCCGTCGAGCAGCCGCTCCCACCAGCAACGCCCCCCTCCCTGGAGCAGCCGCTCCCGCCCAGCAACGCCTCctcccggagctacgccggcgaccagTCCATAGGCAGGTAGCCAGCACTCACTCCTTCGTCCTCCTTTCTTCCTCCCTCTTCCCTCAaccccctccctccttcctcttgcatCCTCTGTCTGTCCATTTTCCCCCTCTGATTTATGTATTGGACGAACACTTGCGGTAGATTGGATATTGTGAGAATATAACGATGTCCATCTCTTGATGAGTACTTGCTGCACGATTTTTTCCAGTGCGTGTTAAAGTTTACTTGTGAAAGGATTTTGCATGATAGGTGTTTGTGATAATGCTTGTAGGGGCAAATGTTTACAGATTGTAGTTTGAATATTTTTTCAGATGAGAAAATGTTTTGGTTTGAACATGTTAGCAGTGAAACATGCAGTGACTGACGATATATGAAAAGGAAAAGATCAAGTTGTTTTATCTGCACCGTCTTGACCTGAAATCAAAGCTTAGCAGTAACATGCAATTTGAGAGAGCAGGAGCCTTGTCTTGGTTATACAGGCCGAAATTGGTTAAAACATTAGTACTAGTGGTATTGTTGGGCATGATAGATGTCCCAAATCTTGTTTAGGATTGGGAATATAGTTGTTATGCTGTGTTGTTGATTTTAACAGTCTGCCCTAAAATATTACCGTTTAAAGTGATTGTTTCCCCTTTTGCATGTTACCTGATTGATCTTCGGTTCCACCTTTCGTGTTATGCCATGATAACAGCTAACTAATTATTTGATTTGCTGCTCCATATTCATTTTACACTTACTAAAGTCTAACTATCCCGTTGGAACCTGGAGTTGGAACAGGGTATCAACATTTTCAGTTGGAGCTGCTTGGAGCTGCTTCAGCATCCTCAGGAGAGCAAACAAGAAGGTAATCTGCTGTTCCTAGCTTCTATACATATTTTTAGTGAATTGAAAAAATGTAAAATGTATCCCCGTATGGGCGATTTTCTGAAATGGTGAATTTACGTATCCGTATCGGTGCATTTAACGTCTCTCCACCAACCAGCAGCGCCTCCATCGTCCTCGCCCCTCTGATGGAGCGGCCGGAGTGGAGCCTCTCCGACTTCGAGATCGGCAAGTTCATCGGAGAGGGCAAGTTCGGCAAGGTCTATCTCGGCCGCGAGAAGCAGGTAGGCTCTTGAAACCCTGGCCCCCGAACCATCAAATTTCGATTCCCTCAAAAAACTTCAACTCCGATGGTGCTAACACGGCGGAAAACTGCGGCGATTCAGAGCGGCTACGTGGTGGCGCTCAAGGTGACATACAAAGCGAAGCTGCAGAAGTACCGGTTCCACGCGCACCTGCGGCGGGAGATCGAGATCCAGCATGGCCTTGACCACCCCAACGTGCTCCGACTCTTTGCCTGGTTCCACGACGCCGAGCGAgtcgtcctcgtcctcgagtaTGCCGCCCGCGGagagctctacaagctcctccgcAGCGTCAGCCACTTCTCGGAGCGGACCGCCGCCACAGTGAGCCCTCCTCATCCCTTTCCTGCCGTCTTTCCCTCAGCCGTGCGGCGTTTATTGATTCGACCAACCCAGTTGTTATTTGCAATCTGCAATGAAGCTTGAACGTTTTTGAGCTCTGACCGCCCCACAGAAATGCCCATAAAATCGATAGACTTTTTCTAGCATTTCACTGGTGAAGTTACTTTGATTGAGGTCGTGTGAGGTAGGAAGATCAGTGAAAAGGGTAGTGTCTCTACCTTAGCATATTTGTTAGTAGGTGTTCTAAAACAATACTATGTGTTTAGTCATGCCTTGTTGAAATCAGTAAACTGTCTGATTGTTAAGGATTTTGGCATGAGTTATTCATTTTATTTGGGTATGATGGATCTCTGTACATCAGTGCAAGATGAAGAACTTCTTAAGAACTCCAGAACATCTTTAGAAACACAAGGCAAAAGCCTCACACACCCTCTTCATAAACGATGGAGTGAAGAAAATCTGTCATTTTCTGTACACAAAACCCATCTCAAGAGTGACACTTCCAACCCAGTCTGAGATCTAAACCATCCAACCCGAAGATCCAAACAAAGTACATCGTATTTCTATATTCTGAACAGTAATGAGTCAAACAAACAGTCTGCTTAGTATGACATGTACTCTGTTTGTGATATACTGCACATGAGGCTGTCAAACATGATGGACCTATGTTGCTTTTCTTCTGACTTACCATCGTTGTGCTGGATTTTCTGTTGATCCaattcattttcttttgctttagTATGTAGCAAGCCTTGCTGGTGCACTGGCGTACTGTCACAAGAAGCAGGTAATTCACAGGGACATCAAGCCGGAAAATTTGCTCCTTGATATCGAGGTTGGTTCTTCTGCATGCAGATGCTGCACCCCTATGGGTTATTGTATCAAAGTGCTTATTTTGAGAATTTAAATAGGGCAATATTTTGATATGCCAGTGATAAATGTACTGTTTTTTTCTTGGCCATCCATGTTTATCAACAATGGAATTCAACTACATCATTGCTGTAAATTCTGCCTACCTTTTTTTCGCGGAAAGTAAATTATGCCTACCAACAGATGGAGTAAACAATAATTGGACCCATGCATTGCTGAGGTAATTTTAGTACCATTTTGTGCTCTAATGAAATGCATGTATGTTTCCTGGAAGAGTGGGAATGCATGTTTGTGCATTGTGATTAGTTTTTTTACTTATAGATATGGCCGATATGTGAAAATTACTTGTGAGATCAGATAAAAGAGACAATAGATCCCATTTGCCTTGGCCTTACTGCAAGCATAAACTATCAAGATATCCTTTTAGGCTGAAACTTTATGAAGATATATGTGGAGAATTTCAGGAGCTATACATTTGTAACTGAAGCACTATACATTTCGTGTGTTTGGAACTTATGGCCATTGGTGAATGGTGATTAATCCAATTGAAGAGAATTTTGAGGTTATGGCAGACATAGCTTGTATTTTTCAGTTAGCTGTATAACAGAGACGAAATAGCAGATACGTGGTATCTTACTCTATAATTATTTATAAGTAAA is from Triticum aestivum cultivar Chinese Spring chromosome 1B, IWGSC CS RefSeq v2.1, whole genome shotgun sequence and encodes:
- the LOC123138152 gene encoding serine/threonine-protein kinase Aurora-3 isoform X2, yielding MDLASSLLDRKWKFRTRSGSGTRASERQRGLLPERDSQGFLAAAGLPPRLPARRRGAPSRPKPPLPRRRHRSPPAPPSVEQPLPPATPPSLEQPLPPSNASSRSYAGDQSIGYQHFQLELLGAASASSGEQTRSASIVLAPLMERPEWSLSDFEIGKFIGEGKFGKVYLGREKQSGYVVALKVTYKAKLQKYRFHAHLRREIEIQHGLDHPNVLRLFAWFHDAERVVLVLEYAARGELYKLLRSVSHFSERTAATYVASLAGALAYCHKKQVIHRDIKPENLLLDIEGRLKIADFGWAVRSNAKRHTLCGTIDYLAPEMVEKKAHDYAVDNWTLGILCYEFLYGSPPFEAAEQQDTLMRIVKVDLLFPKTHDISADAKDLICKLLVKDSSKRISLDDILKHPWIVKNAEPSGSCIEQKTSA
- the LOC123138152 gene encoding serine/threonine-protein kinase Aurora-3 isoform X1, whose amino-acid sequence is MDLASSLLDRKWKFRTRSGSGTRASERQRGLLPERDSQGFLAAAGLPPRLPARRRGAPSRPKPPLPRRRHRSPPAPPSVEQPLPPATPPSLEQPLPPSNASSRSYAGDQSIGYQHFQLELLGAASASSGEQTRSSASIVLAPLMERPEWSLSDFEIGKFIGEGKFGKVYLGREKQSGYVVALKVTYKAKLQKYRFHAHLRREIEIQHGLDHPNVLRLFAWFHDAERVVLVLEYAARGELYKLLRSVSHFSERTAATYVASLAGALAYCHKKQVIHRDIKPENLLLDIEGRLKIADFGWAVRSNAKRHTLCGTIDYLAPEMVEKKAHDYAVDNWTLGILCYEFLYGSPPFEAAEQQDTLMRIVKVDLLFPKTHDISADAKDLICKLLVKDSSKRISLDDILKHPWIVKNAEPSGSCIEQKTSA
- the LOC123138152 gene encoding serine/threonine-protein kinase Aurora-3 isoform X3, whose amino-acid sequence is MERPEWSLSDFEIGKFIGEGKFGKVYLGREKQSGYVVALKVTYKAKLQKYRFHAHLRREIEIQHGLDHPNVLRLFAWFHDAERVVLVLEYAARGELYKLLRSVSHFSERTAATYVASLAGALAYCHKKQVIHRDIKPENLLLDIEGRLKIADFGWAVRSNAKRHTLCGTIDYLAPEMVEKKAHDYAVDNWTLGILCYEFLYGSPPFEAAEQQDTLMRIVKVDLLFPKTHDISADAKDLICKLLVKDSSKRISLDDILKHPWIVKNAEPSGSCIEQKTSA